A region of Bacteroidota bacterium DNA encodes the following proteins:
- a CDS encoding glycosyltransferase family 2 protein yields MPSSPAPFSPTASSRAPLVTVLSVNYNQAEVTRALLSSLRAITYPRTEVVVVDNGSPKPGQAAAIAAGFPEVHVIAHPTNDGFAGGNNVGIREAEGDYVLLLNNDTEVEPGFLEPLVAAMEADPSLGLASPKIRYHHTPDTIQYAGCGPIDPLTMRGHVTGHNEVDRGQHDASGITNLGHGAALLIRRTVLEEVGLLPALYFLYYEEHDFAAHVARAGWRVAYVAESVVYHKESMTVGKENALKTYYMTRNRLLYLRRNVHGATFCGALAFVLGVALPKHTLVYLLRRRFDLLSALWRGTFWHLGRPGHRPAMHGLPQLEREGTEQHGREKAAVSAAMSTVTA; encoded by the coding sequence ATGCCCTCCTCTCCAGCACCATTTTCGCCGACGGCTTCTTCGCGAGCACCGCTCGTCACCGTCCTCTCCGTCAACTACAACCAGGCCGAGGTCACCCGTGCCCTACTCTCGTCGCTTCGCGCGATTACGTACCCGCGCACGGAGGTTGTCGTCGTTGACAACGGCTCGCCGAAACCGGGCCAGGCAGCGGCGATTGCAGCAGGATTTCCCGAGGTCCACGTCATCGCCCACCCCACCAACGACGGCTTCGCAGGTGGCAACAACGTCGGCATCCGCGAGGCCGAGGGCGACTACGTCCTCCTCCTGAACAACGACACGGAGGTGGAGCCGGGCTTCCTGGAGCCGCTCGTCGCGGCGATGGAGGCCGACCCGAGCCTCGGCCTGGCGAGCCCGAAGATCCGCTACCACCACACGCCAGACACCATCCAGTACGCTGGCTGCGGCCCCATCGACCCGCTCACAATGCGCGGGCACGTCACCGGCCACAACGAGGTCGACCGCGGCCAGCACGACGCGTCGGGTATCACGAACCTGGGCCACGGCGCGGCGCTGCTGATCCGTCGCACGGTGCTGGAGGAAGTCGGCCTGCTCCCGGCGCTCTACTTCCTCTACTACGAGGAGCACGACTTCGCTGCGCACGTCGCCCGCGCGGGCTGGCGCGTGGCCTACGTCGCCGAGTCAGTCGTCTACCACAAGGAGTCAATGACGGTCGGCAAGGAGAACGCGCTCAAGACGTACTACATGACGCGCAACCGGCTGCTCTACCTCCGCCGCAACGTCCACGGCGCGACGTTCTGTGGGGCGCTGGCCTTCGTGCTCGGCGTGGCGCTGCCGAAGCATACCCTGGTCTACCTGCTCCGGCGCCGCTTCGACCTCCTCTCAGCGCTCTGGCGCGGCACGTTCTGGCACCTCGGTCGTCCCGGCCACCGCCCCGCCATGCACGGCCTGCCGCAGTTGGAGCGCGAGG
- a CDS encoding carbon-nitrogen hydrolase family protein, with translation MPDTLTVALAQLAPVWLDRDATLAKVLDATAEAADRGAALVAFGEALVPGYPAWVDFTGGAAFNDPLQKALYAHYVDQAVDLTADGKTAGHLNALGALCRERGIAAYLGCIERERRGHSLFCSLVYLDQTGTVQSLHRKLRPTHEERLVWAQGDGHGLRTHRLGAFTVGGLNCWENWMPLPRAALYAQGETLHVAVWPGSTRNTHDITPFLAKEGRSYVLSVSGLYRRDDLAPSTPHYDEVAAALPETMTDGGSCLAAPDGSWVIAPLPAEEGVWTAEIDAAVVRAERQNFDPAGHYSRPDVTRLTLDRTRLSTLSIEDPEA, from the coding sequence ATGCCCGACACGCTCACCGTCGCCCTCGCCCAACTCGCGCCCGTGTGGCTCGACCGCGACGCCACGCTCGCGAAGGTGCTGGACGCCACCGCCGAGGCCGCCGACCGGGGCGCGGCGCTCGTGGCGTTCGGCGAGGCGCTGGTGCCGGGCTACCCGGCGTGGGTCGATTTCACCGGCGGCGCAGCGTTCAACGATCCGCTCCAGAAGGCGCTCTACGCGCACTACGTCGACCAGGCCGTTGACCTCACCGCTGACGGGAAGACAGCGGGCCACCTCAACGCACTGGGCGCGCTGTGCCGGGAGCGTGGCATCGCCGCCTACCTCGGCTGCATCGAGCGGGAGCGGCGCGGGCACAGCCTGTTCTGCTCGCTCGTCTACCTCGACCAAACAGGCACGGTGCAGTCGCTCCACCGCAAGCTGCGGCCCACGCACGAGGAGCGCCTCGTCTGGGCGCAGGGCGACGGGCATGGGCTGCGAACGCACCGCCTCGGGGCCTTCACGGTCGGCGGGCTCAACTGCTGGGAGAACTGGATGCCCCTGCCGCGCGCCGCGCTCTACGCGCAGGGCGAGACGCTGCACGTGGCGGTGTGGCCGGGCAGCACCCGCAATACGCACGACATCACGCCCTTCCTCGCGAAGGAAGGCCGGTCGTATGTCCTCTCCGTCTCCGGGCTTTATCGGCGGGATGACCTCGCGCCGAGCACGCCGCACTACGACGAGGTCGCAGCCGCGCTGCCTGAGACGATGACCGACGGCGGCTCCTGCCTGGCCGCGCCGGACGGCTCGTGGGTGATCGCGCCGTTGCCTGCCGAGGAGGGCGTCTGGACCGCCGAGATCGACGCGGCCGTGGTGCGCGCCGAGCGGCAAAACTTCGATCCGGCGGGGCACTATAGCCGCCCCGACGTGACGCGGCTCACGCTCGACCGCACCCGGCTCTCGACGCTCTCGATCGAGGACCCAGAGGCCTAG
- a CDS encoding UDP-2,3-diacylglucosamine diphosphatase, with product MRYRTLWISDLHLGTRGSQAGLVLDFLRHNESDTLYLVGDIADGWALKRSFTWTQLHNDVVQKVLRRVRKGTRAIYIPGNHDAFARAYVGLQFGGIDVMREAVHTTADGRRLLVLHGDEFDGAVRYAPWLSKLGARAYELALLLNTIVHRARKAFGMPYWSLAAYLKGKTKKAVQYMGDFENAVAALARERGVDGVVCGHIHKAELRPINGVLYANCGDWVESCTALAEHDNGRLELLTWRTPKMPDEVRALRNRVQTPAHAFGDGLDTDVPVLAAPETTSAETAA from the coding sequence ATGCGCTACCGCACCCTCTGGATCTCGGACCTGCACCTCGGCACCCGCGGCAGCCAGGCCGGACTCGTTCTCGACTTCCTCCGCCACAACGAGTCCGACACGCTCTACCTCGTCGGGGACATCGCCGACGGCTGGGCGCTCAAGCGCTCGTTCACCTGGACGCAGCTCCACAACGACGTCGTGCAGAAGGTCCTGCGGCGCGTCCGGAAGGGCACCCGCGCGATCTACATCCCCGGCAACCACGACGCCTTCGCCCGCGCCTACGTCGGCCTCCAGTTCGGCGGCATCGACGTGATGCGCGAGGCCGTCCACACCACCGCCGACGGGCGCCGCCTACTCGTCCTCCACGGCGACGAGTTCGATGGAGCCGTCCGCTACGCGCCGTGGCTCTCGAAGCTCGGCGCGCGGGCCTACGAGCTCGCGCTGCTGCTCAACACCATCGTCCACCGCGCCCGCAAGGCGTTCGGGATGCCTTACTGGTCGCTCGCGGCCTACCTGAAGGGCAAGACCAAGAAGGCCGTGCAGTACATGGGCGACTTCGAGAACGCCGTGGCGGCGCTCGCCCGAGAGCGGGGCGTAGACGGGGTCGTGTGTGGACATATCCACAAGGCCGAACTCCGCCCGATTAACGGCGTTCTGTACGCGAATTGCGGAGACTGGGTCGAGTCCTGCACCGCGCTCGCCGAGCACGACAACGGACGGCTCGAACTCCTGACCTGGCGCACGCCCAAGATGCCTGACGAGGTGCGCGCGCTCCGCAACCGCGTACAGACACCCGCTCATGCTTTCGGCGACGGCCTCGATACCGACGTGCCCGTCCTTGCGGCTCCTGAGACGACTTCCGCTGAGACGGCGGCATGA
- a CDS encoding glycosyltransferase family protein → MTHRTSYDRSLRVLFIVQGEGRGHMTQALAVRQMLAAHGHEVIHTLVGRSARRLVPTFFAEGMATPITCFDSPNFVTGNGDATVRMLPTVWYNAKRLVPYARSLRAIDAVVKAEQPDVIVSFYEGLTGLYTKLYRPEAPVVTVGHQFLFLHPSYPFGRGNAAQRRGAQLYTRFTSMGATARIGLSLYQANDLPTEGIAVVPPILRDEVFDLVPVSDGAARDTEDFLLVYLLEAAMGDELMAWSDRNPGVKMHCFWDRTDKPDEWAYNDALTFHHLSGVKFLEKMARCRGVVCTAGFESVSEAMLLGKPLFMVPVRGHIEQQWNALDAVKRGAGITAETLDLDQFMAYLPTHTTDPQPFRDWVAQAEARVISVIEGVAGLDPLVPAGEGAADWSQRANQGRVATA, encoded by the coding sequence TTGACGCATCGTACCTCCTACGACCGCTCCCTCCGCGTGCTGTTCATCGTCCAGGGTGAAGGCCGCGGCCACATGACGCAGGCGCTGGCCGTCCGCCAGATGCTCGCCGCGCACGGCCACGAGGTCATCCACACGCTCGTGGGGCGCAGCGCCCGTCGCCTCGTGCCCACGTTCTTCGCCGAGGGCATGGCTACGCCCATCACCTGCTTCGATAGCCCCAACTTCGTCACCGGCAATGGTGACGCAACCGTGCGGATGCTTCCAACGGTGTGGTACAACGCCAAGCGTCTCGTGCCCTACGCGCGGTCTCTCCGAGCAATTGACGCGGTCGTCAAAGCCGAGCAGCCGGACGTGATCGTGAGCTTCTACGAGGGCCTCACCGGGCTCTACACGAAGCTCTACCGCCCTGAAGCGCCCGTCGTGACGGTCGGGCACCAGTTCCTCTTCCTGCACCCGAGCTATCCGTTCGGCCGCGGCAACGCGGCGCAGCGGCGCGGCGCGCAGCTCTACACGCGGTTCACGTCGATGGGCGCGACCGCCCGCATCGGCCTCTCGCTCTACCAGGCCAACGATCTCCCCACCGAAGGCATCGCCGTCGTCCCGCCGATTCTGCGCGACGAGGTGTTCGACCTCGTCCCCGTCAGCGATGGCGCTGCCCGCGACACCGAGGACTTCCTGCTCGTCTACCTGCTCGAAGCGGCCATGGGCGACGAGCTCATGGCGTGGAGCGACCGCAACCCCGGCGTGAAGATGCACTGCTTCTGGGACCGCACCGATAAGCCCGACGAATGGGCCTACAACGACGCGCTGACGTTCCATCACCTCTCCGGCGTCAAGTTCCTGGAGAAGATGGCGCGCTGCCGCGGCGTCGTCTGCACGGCGGGCTTCGAGTCCGTGAGCGAGGCGATGCTGCTCGGCAAGCCCCTCTTCATGGTGCCCGTGCGCGGCCACATCGAGCAGCAGTGGAACGCCCTCGACGCCGTGAAGCGCGGCGCAGGTATCACCGCCGAGACGCTCGACCTCGACCAGTTCATGGCCTACCTCCCTACGCACACGACCGACCCGCAGCCGTTTCGCGACTGGGTGGCCCAGGCCGAAGCACGCGTCATTAGCGTGATCGAGGGCGTGGCCGGGCTCGACCCGCTCGTGCCCGCAGGCGAAGGCGCCGCCGATTGGTCGCAGCGCGCCAATCAGGGCCGCGTAGCCACAGCCTAG
- the purL gene encoding phosphoribosylformylglycinamidine synthase subunit PurL yields MSAPAPFTPPPVTIEIAREHGLTDEEYGWILDELGRTPTLVELGIYSVMWSEHCSYKNSIAVLKTLPRDGEALLVSAGEENAGLVDIGGGLACAFKIESHNHPSAVEPYQGAATGVGGIQRDIFTMGARPIASLNSLRFGSLDNPRVRYLFDGVVRGIGDYGNSFGVPTVAGEVYFDDAYEGNPLVNAMSVGIVKVGETVSAIAEGAGNPVFIVGSATGRDGIHGATFASEEISEESEAKRPSVQVGDPFTEKLLLEASLEAIRTGALVGMQDMGAAGITCSSCEMSAKGNAGMVLDIERVPQRETGMTPYEIMLSESQERMLLVVHKGREAEIEAVFEKWDLHVVQIGTVTDDGRVVVRWHGQVVADVPAEHLVLGGGAPVYHRETERPAYLDDAHAFDVSTIGDVDGDATETLLSLLGSPNIASKRWVFEQYDTMVRTNTVVGPGASDAAVVRIKGSGADGEPERGLAVKTDCNGRYVHLNPRRGGRIAVAEAARNVVCAGGDPVAITNCLNYGNPYKPEVYWVFKESVGGMGDACRALGTPVTGGNVSFYNENPGGAVFPTPTIGMLGLVENVERDATQADFQAEGDAILLLRPAGWAYDHAPTDDAHGLGGSEYLGHVQSQTTGNAPHLDLDEEIAVQQAMLGLIRDGLVQSAHDVSDGGIAVNLAESVLNSGIGADVRLAPGARLDAVLFGENQSRIVFTAKVADLDTICKRLDDATVRVLQLGIVTGSSLRVTVDNEVVIDADVVALRQPYDSAIPTAMGEAVAA; encoded by the coding sequence ATGTCTGCGCCTGCCCCCTTCACACCGCCGCCTGTCACCATCGAGATCGCGCGCGAGCACGGGCTCACCGACGAGGAATACGGCTGGATCCTGGACGAACTCGGCCGCACCCCGACCCTCGTGGAGCTAGGCATCTACTCGGTGATGTGGAGCGAGCACTGCTCGTACAAGAACTCCATCGCTGTCCTGAAGACGCTCCCACGTGATGGAGAGGCGCTGCTCGTGAGCGCGGGCGAGGAGAACGCCGGGCTGGTCGACATCGGCGGCGGGCTCGCATGCGCCTTCAAGATCGAGAGCCACAACCACCCGAGCGCGGTCGAGCCCTACCAGGGCGCGGCGACGGGCGTCGGCGGCATCCAGCGCGACATCTTCACCATGGGCGCGCGGCCCATCGCGAGCCTCAACTCGCTCCGCTTTGGCAGCCTCGACAACCCGCGCGTGCGCTACCTCTTCGACGGCGTCGTGCGCGGCATCGGCGACTACGGCAACTCGTTCGGCGTGCCGACCGTCGCGGGCGAGGTCTACTTCGACGACGCCTACGAGGGCAACCCGCTCGTCAACGCGATGTCGGTCGGCATCGTGAAGGTCGGTGAGACGGTCAGCGCCATCGCCGAGGGCGCGGGCAACCCCGTGTTCATCGTCGGCAGCGCGACAGGCCGCGACGGTATCCACGGCGCGACGTTCGCCTCGGAGGAGATCAGCGAGGAGAGCGAGGCCAAGCGCCCCAGCGTGCAGGTCGGCGACCCGTTCACGGAGAAGCTGCTCCTCGAAGCCAGCCTCGAAGCGATCCGCACGGGCGCGCTCGTCGGGATGCAGGACATGGGCGCCGCGGGCATCACGTGTTCGTCGTGCGAGATGAGCGCGAAGGGCAACGCCGGCATGGTGCTCGACATCGAGCGGGTGCCGCAGCGCGAGACGGGCATGACGCCCTACGAGATCATGCTCTCGGAGAGCCAGGAGCGGATGCTGCTGGTCGTGCACAAGGGCCGCGAGGCCGAGATCGAAGCGGTCTTCGAGAAGTGGGACCTCCACGTCGTCCAGATCGGGACCGTGACGGACGACGGCCGCGTGGTCGTGCGCTGGCACGGCCAGGTCGTCGCCGACGTGCCCGCCGAGCACCTCGTCCTCGGCGGCGGCGCGCCCGTCTACCACCGCGAGACCGAGCGCCCCGCCTACCTCGACGACGCCCACGCTTTCGACGTGAGCACCATCGGAGACGTGGACGGCGATGCCACTGAAACGCTTCTGAGCTTACTCGGCAGCCCGAACATCGCCTCGAAGCGGTGGGTGTTCGAGCAGTACGACACGATGGTGCGCACCAACACGGTCGTCGGGCCGGGTGCGAGCGACGCGGCCGTCGTGCGCATCAAGGGCAGCGGTGCCGACGGAGAGCCAGAGCGCGGGCTCGCGGTCAAGACCGACTGCAACGGGCGCTACGTCCACCTCAACCCGCGCCGGGGCGGGCGTATCGCCGTGGCCGAAGCCGCGCGCAACGTGGTCTGCGCAGGCGGCGACCCGGTCGCGATCACGAACTGCCTCAACTACGGCAACCCGTACAAGCCGGAGGTCTACTGGGTATTCAAGGAGTCCGTCGGTGGCATGGGCGACGCCTGCCGCGCGCTCGGCACGCCGGTCACGGGCGGCAACGTGAGCTTCTACAACGAGAACCCCGGCGGCGCGGTCTTCCCGACGCCCACTATCGGCATGCTCGGGCTCGTGGAGAACGTCGAGCGCGACGCCACGCAGGCCGACTTCCAGGCTGAGGGCGACGCGATTCTGCTGCTCCGCCCCGCTGGCTGGGCGTACGATCATGCACCTACGGACGACGCGCACGGGCTGGGCGGCTCCGAATACCTCGGGCACGTTCAAAGCCAGACAACGGGCAATGCTCCGCACCTCGACCTTGACGAGGAGATCGCCGTCCAGCAAGCGATGCTCGGGCTGATCCGCGACGGCCTCGTCCAGAGCGCGCACGACGTGTCCGACGGCGGTATCGCCGTCAACCTCGCCGAGAGCGTACTCAACAGCGGCATCGGTGCCGACGTGCGCCTCGCACCAGGCGCGCGCCTCGACGCGGTGCTCTTCGGCGAGAACCAGTCGCGCATCGTCTTCACGGCGAAGGTGGCCGACCTCGACACAATCTGCAAACGCCTCGACGACGCGACCGTCCGCGTCCTCCAACTCGGGATTGTGACGGGCTCTTCGCTGCGCGTGACCGTAGACAACGAGGTCGTGATCGATGCCGACGTTGTCGCGCTGCGCCAGCCCTACGACTCGGCCATCCCGACGGCGATGGGCGAGGCAGTCGCGGCGTAG
- the trxA gene encoding thioredoxin: MADTAKYVTLTDANFEQEVINSDQPVLVDFWATWCGPCRVIAPTIEKLAADFDGKAKVAKLDVDNNPQTAQAFGIRSIPTLLFFKGGQVVDQKVGVVPEKILAQTLESLAAQPA, translated from the coding sequence ATGGCCGACACCGCGAAATACGTCACCCTGACCGACGCCAACTTCGAGCAGGAAGTCATCAACTCCGACCAGCCTGTGCTCGTCGACTTCTGGGCGACCTGGTGCGGACCCTGCCGCGTCATCGCCCCGACCATCGAGAAGCTCGCCGCCGACTTCGACGGCAAGGCGAAGGTGGCCAAGCTCGACGTCGACAACAACCCGCAGACGGCGCAGGCCTTCGGCATCCGCTCGATCCCGACGCTGCTCTTCTTCAAGGGCGGCCAGGTCGTCGACCAGAAGGTCGGCGTGGTGCCCGAGAAGATCCTCGCGCAGACGCTGGAGAGCCTCGCCGCGCAGCCCGCGTAA